A single window of Plasmodium reichenowi strain SY57 chromosome 14, whole genome shotgun sequence DNA harbors:
- a CDS encoding mediator of RNA polymerase II transcription subunit 6, putative, producing MGDINYYESRLRKDNKIEYVDNIFLSKYMLNNIENAMQYFYTCPFYTSRSKMCLNEKIRTGKIINDDDEGYIFNIAYDNLNILKENEPSDIVSKHIYYNTNSIFHVSLSQKYRLNNMNCTKVIQFFCIVNGKIYSTLSFGELLTNKINNIVRNINNLFDSVNNMTNFNISSNYYFKSKDEKYTDGLNEKDKLNDMYITTRKRKKR from the coding sequence ATGGGagatataaattattacGAATCGAGATTAAGAAAGGATAACAAAATAGAGTATgttgataatatatttttatcaaagtatatgttaaataatatagaaaatgCTATGCAATATTTTTACACTTGCCCTTTTTATACATCAAGGAGTAAAATGTGCTtgaatgaaaaaataagaacaggaaaaattataaatgatgatgatgaaggatatatatttaatattgCATATGATAATTTGAACATTTTAAAAGAGAATGAACCAAGTGATATTGTATCTaagcatatatattataatacgAATAGTATATTTCATGTATCTTTAAGTCAGAAGTATAGattgaataatatgaattgTACTAAAGTTATTCAATTTTTCTGTATTGTTAATgggaaaatatatagtaCTTTATCATTTGGTGAGTTgttaacaaataaaataaataatattgttagaaatattaataatttattcgACTCAGTTAATAATATGACTAATTTCAATATATCGTccaattattattttaaatcGAAGGATGAGAAATATACAGACGGTCttaatgaaaaagataaactgaatgatatgtatataacaacgagaaaaagaaaaaaaagataa
- a CDS encoding biotin carboxylase subunit of acetyl CoA carboxylase, putative, whose product MINFFLSLLLFVLFFENLVVSIKYRNIHYIHMPNNAHNKNFNEKENREIYHNVNISGGNTIYDEPKNKYITLFLSNGKKILHSIFRNNNNNNITICNENTGKNSNINLKNNSENNTKNNSKNYSRGSSSCLNIQNVSNTYYDKRRIKKDIMNKKVEENLIHDENNIINNNICCDEKQDLNKEIHVDEQNEKKSNSTLNNESFISILSNDNSEKKKDIEENNNYSNNFYLNSLEENIIYPTQHVDCDYNGKWKSHVDDILENDSYYSNMNDNSNKSCISDYELLKTSILLNTKDDFPLYENSSKNILTTSGKINKNKNLKERKKKNLNRLFYTLKLTNNFSFKNSKNRRKYANSYNSVSSTHSRYIMDNKEYIIYHNNNNNNNNNNYNSYSNNSNNMYIQGNKKKYNRLYCKKSENSQEKDYDKDINLIASDKINSELSQSDLKYNSQIINMPNDHFNIITSDEKENIKKNAYKNYVNYINERRYGYFDLLEKKNEKIIRKLLIANNGMAALKCILSLKDWLFKKFNDENLIKIIVMATDEDIKSNAKYISLADKVIKVPGGKNIHNYANVPLIVELAKSENVDAVWPGWGHSSENPLLSTLLEKENIIFIGPTGNVMEALGDKISANILAQSVEVPVVKWSGDNIRIDKFENNKINDELYSNATIHSLDDCIKECKRIGFPVMIKASQGGGGKGIRKVENEYEIKKAYEQVQNELPNSPIFLMKVCNNVRHIEIQVVGDMYGNVCSLSGRDCTTQRRFQKIFEEGPPSVVPYPIFREMEKSSIRLTKMIKYRGAGTIEYLYDQINKKYFFLELNPRLQVEHPVSEGITNCNLISIQLQVAMGIPLQNIDDIRNLYQIDKIEKIKKDEQKKEFELNDNLCNDNIYKDNISNDNICKDNISNDNIYKDNISNDNIYKDNISNDNIYKDNISNDNIYKDNISNDNIYKDNISNDNIYKDNISNDNIYHTDKTTNEKNNKNLLHYNNYRNQNLCNNNWIKCLLNYDTNENVNRKNNLLKEHFDFYNNKPYIKNHVIAARITAENSNDSFKPTSGNVRRINFQNWKDVWGYFSINDGFVHEFSDSQIGHIFAKGETREVARKNLILALRKLHIDGDIKTGTKYLAKILESKAFIDNNITTNWLDIIIEKKKHVFYNTCHIILLCATIFKLLVYFMNEKEKVEENLARDDIAIKRDKNYGNLINKNNNHNGNIKNNAEPMCKMKSAYIFDMVFQNIKYSFKGYNTGENLYKLEINGQEIEISAEYDKNNNKVFSTFNNQTYIYACSEDTLGIHMQLEKDNIFIPNVRNPYHLISNTNGKIVKYLINDGEEVKKNDDYIEVEAMKMIMTFKSTESGILRHKLSEGTIIKIGDLLGIIEKKDNDKKHIKQDNEIQYFNGHLDLSNKYTYELIDNRRIFPNILDDNYNKSCNNSYAFTDNMSLQNSEEHYFVKDEKKKKKKNISSILNNNMVSIKTVSNDVTDNINVLRAETLSEEGLQGQMGDVQMGDGQMGDGQMGDGQMGDGQMGDGQMGDGQMGDGQMGDVQMGDGDMCDGDMCDGEHVVKKNDKEQNKSHKNLKENNMDECTYEDDNCIYMKENQKKKLFMKQNRKKIFRLFSNDNEKITTALNYLNDKFHCVKNYLSNLNFSSANSLTGSSDSCYQNNKNNNNNDNNNYNNNYNNNYNNNYNNNYNNNYNNNNNNNNNKKNKKKNNSVQYDYSNSKYSNVNRIHRNDKQPFDKSYLMNKVNSNNVNVLKMKSKNNSRFPLIENLENNISTEIMSSRNTSNEKILHNNVSKDNTITEPIFNNNSSDESNINNITFFNNLSNNGSIRKRNNNNNNSSSSNNNNNNNKKNNFIHSYYMDYNNDNIYWNHVKNGKSKYFLDIPIMKRIEFLLKGYEQDYEKCFDELINKKDIKNVSNWCAYINNINDILDTFIQYNILFSKKEFISELDLYDILYNNIKDKKKQYEIIHAYTYNDLSIKFIEEILKYILNNINNNLDLDIILDKLKILSEFKGKIFRNIIVLSRHILFLLEGLELIEYIKVALNYNDNKNMKNGKLSDDMLLLCNYMKKNNLDYSKMIEYKNNKNDIEIVNMFLKGHSSNIHMFVPSLIKSNKNSMFLEFYLNNLYKYCNIKSILVTNNIMKFSINNSEYNNLLIWNENDTIDINKILESDMKINNDTYLNTVHIININNDFCLDPTHSLEENIINKILQKCKKLYIYNYANNKYGDIYEWKNEDISKGLVGKYSKDGSINNILPFEEYIFGNEKEIWEYYELKNINQAIYEKTKIFFGIYKNNKNDNNICNNVNNNYTSLFGHRLIHFNNIKNILNENTNFEEHNYQDDKFIFNKDIHNILLELKESLNDIARGRLNTLVRDNKISSYIIYHIILDDMMDIETIKEAYKVFMIKYNEMILENYVNNIFIKIYRTNKKSCTQNAHQIQLEKMFKLNVLLNKKDVKKERLDKYNMEDDNNNKKDNNNNNNNNNDDDNKYNCNNNNNDDDNKYNCNNNNNNNDNKYNCNNNYYYHNSHFVEEINQFPSFQIDTLYMKRKRAREVDTLYAYDFINLINISLNRSNKNRESHNIGNYINSIKEFKLKSDLICSNSNSDNLKNHAMNIIKSTHIPLEKKQEYLFEHFDNLSNYEIKIRKSLFLSDELDIGQNKRSVVGLLLNIRTDEYEEGRDVIFIINDISTQGGSFSIFEDELFYGVSSYAREKKIPRIYISCNSGARIGLYNFLKDKIRIEWKDEQKKELGYKYIYITQDVKEQIDKEDIIFLTEIIENNEKRYIIDAIVGNLKNPVGVENLRGSGLIAGETSKAYEEIFTLSYVTGRSVGIGAYLVRLGKRTIQKKGSSLLLTGFNALNKILGENVYVSNEQLGGVNIMMRNGISQVQVESDQEGMDKIIQWLSYVPRTSNDYYDLIQNIYKEKNRNILQNNNFLITNKQKSMNKYNNLFIHNNENVSNGVDIKDNIRNQIDTNINTETNINVQNLNIIKKNGINTKSKQDENVYEKKDEVEEIYKDQNTYSTNNSKALKPIDNSRSSYNFELLRINDMDYDYIDDSNIIDLIKGNQEEQGFLDKNTYFEYMNEWGKGIITGRGKLGSIPVGFIAVNKNLVTQSIPCDPALKTNAQKLIQAPCVFFPDNSFKTAQSIEDFNKENLPLFIFANWRGFSGGSMDMFYGILKFGSMIVNQLVNYKHPVFVYIPISAELRGGSWVVVDETLNSKIIEMYADVNSKGGILEPPGIVEVKFRYPDIRKLMHSTDTTIIALDEKMARCENDEEKNNIKKDIEIKEKELLPYYLQVCHKYADLHDMSACMKAKGVIRKIVPWNKARSFFYYRLMRRLLINILSRKYDNALIKNEEIENILNDLNNSEDDDYIVCNRVFNNNILRNLKYDTKDIIYNKTLNDFLKIFKMLSQEERTEFLNKINSYEN is encoded by the exons atgattaatttttttttatcattattattgtttgttctattttttgaaaatcTTGTAGTGTCtataaaatatagaaatattcattatatacaCATGCCTAACAATGCtcataataaaaactttaatgaaaaagaaaacagagaaatatatcataatgtaaatatatcaGGAGGTAATACAATATATGACGAACCTAAAAATAAGTATATTACTTTGTTTTTATCtaatggaaaaaaaatccTACATTCCATTTTTcgaaataataataataataatataaccATATGTAATGAAAATACGGGGAAAAATTCAAACATCAActtgaaaaataattctgAGAACAATACTAAGAACAATTCTAAGAATTATTCTAGGGGTTCTTCATCGTGCTTAAATATACAGAATGTATCCAATACATATTATGATAAGagaagaattaaaaagGATATTATGAATAAGAAGGTTGAGGAAAATTTGATAcatgatgaaaataatattattaataataatatatgttgtGATGAAAAACAAGATTTGAATAAAGAAATTCATGTAgatgaacaaaatgaaaagaaatCAAACAGTactttaaataatgaaagTTTTATAAGTATATTATCGAATGATAATtctgaaaaaaaaaaagatattgaagaaaataataattattctaataatttttatctGAATTCTTTAGAGgaaaacataatatatcCTACCCAACATGTTGACTGTGATTATAATGGAAAATGGAAAAGTCATGTAGATGATATTTTAGAGAATGATTCCTACTATAgtaatatgaatgataatagtaataaatCTTGTATAAGCGATTATGAGTTATTAAAAACGTCAATTTTATTGAATACAAAGGATGATTTTCCTCTATATGAAAATTcaagtaaaaatatattaactACAAGTGGTAAAATAAACAAGAATAAAAACttaaaagaaagaaaaaagaagaatttAAATAGATTATTTTACACTTTAAAGTtaacaaataatttttcatttaaaaatagTAAGAATAGAAGAAAATACGCAAATAGTTATAATAGTGTTTCCTCTACACATTCTCGTTATATCATGgataataaagaatatataatttaccataataataataataataataataataataattacaatagttatagtaataatagtaataatatgtatattcaaggtaataagaaaaagtataatagactatattgtaaaaaaaGTGAGAATTCTCAAGAAAAGGATTATGATAAGgatattaatttaattgCTTCAGATAAAATTAATAGTGAATTGTCACAAAGtgatttaaaatataattcaCAGATAATTAATATGCCTAATGAccattttaatattattacttctgatgaaaaagaaaatataaaaaaaaatgcatataaaaattatgttaattatataaatgaaagAAGATATGgttattttgatttattagaaaaaaagaatgaaaaaattatacgCAAATTATTAATAGCTAATAATGGCATGGCAGCcttaaaatgtatattatcCTTAAAAGATTGgttatttaaaaaatttaatgatgagaatttaattaaaattatagTTATGGCAACTGACGAAGATATTAAAAGTAATgcaaaatatatatcattagCAGATAAAGTAATAAAAGTTCCAGGAGGTAAAAATATCCATAATTATGCAAATGTTCCTTTAATTGTTGAGCTAGCCAAAAGTGAGAATGTTGATGCAGTATGGCCAGGATGGGGACATAGTTCAGAAAATCCGTTATTGTCTACTTTGttagaaaaagaaaatataatatttataggTCCAACCGGTAATGTTATGGAAGCTTTAGGAGATAAAATATCTGCGAATATATTAGCTCAAAGTGTTGAAGTACCTGTGGTAAAATGGAGTGGAGATAATATAAGAATTGATAAGTTTGAgaacaataaaataaatgacGAACTATATAGTAATGCTACAATTCATTCATTAGATGATTGTATAAAAGAATGTAAGCGTATAGGTTTTCCTGTTATGATAAAAGCATCACAAGGTGGTGGTGGGAAAGGTATTCGAAAAGTGGAGAATgaatatgaaataaaaaaagcATATGAACAAGTACAAAATGAATTACCTAATTCTCCGATATTTTTGATGAAGGTTTGTAATAATGTAAGACATATTGAAATACAAGTTGTTGGTGATATGTATGGAAATGTGTGTTCTTTAAGTGGTCGTGATTGTACTACACAAAGAAGatttcaaaaaatttttGAAGAAGGACCACCATCTGTTGTACCATATCCTATATTTAGAGAAATGGAAAAATCATCTATACGATTAACTAAAATGATTAAATATAGAGGTGCTGGAACTATTGAATATTTGTATgatcaaataaataaaaaatattttttcttagAATTAAATCCAAGATTACAAGTAGAACATCCAGTTTCTGAAGGTATAACCAATTGTAATTTAATATCTATCCAATTACAAGTCGCTATGGGAATTCCCCTTCAAAATATAGATGATATTCGAAATTTATATCAAATTgataaaatagaaaaaataaaaaaagatgaacaaaaaaaagaattcgaattaaatgataatttatgtaatgataatatatataaagataatataagtaatgataatatatgtaaagataatataagtaatgataatatatataaagataatataagtaatgataatatatataaagataatataagtaatgataatatatataaagataatataagtaatgataatatatataaagataatataagtaatgataatatatataaagataatataagtaatgataatatatataaagataatataagtaatgataatatatatcatacAGATAAGACaacaaatgaaaaaaataataagaacttgttacattataataattatagaaatcaaaatttatgtaataataattggATCAAATGCttattaaattatgatacaaatgaaaatgttAATAGAAAGAATAATTTATTGAAAGAACACTttgatttttataataataaaccatatattaaaaatcATGTTATTGCTGCAAGGATTACAGCAGAAAATAGTAACGATAGCTTTAAGCCTACGTCAGGTAATGTAAGAAGAATAAATTTTCAAAACTGGAAAGATGTGTGGGgatatttttctattaatGATGGTTTTGTACATGAGTTTTCAGATTCTCAAATCGGACATATTTTTGCTAAAGGAGAAACAAGAGAAGTAGcaagaaaaaatttaattttagCATTAAGAAAGTTACATATTGATGGTGATATAAAAACTGGTACAAAATATTTAGCAAAGATTTTAGAATCTAAAGCATTTATTgacaataatattacaaCAAATTGGCtagatataataatagaaaagaaaaaacatgtattttataatacatgtcatataatattattatgtgcTACCATATTTAAACTATtagtatattttatgaatgAGAAGGAAAAAGTGGAAGAAAATTTGGCTAGAGATGATATAGCTATAAAAAGAGATAAAAATTATGGAAAtctaataaataaaaataataaccaTAATGgtaatataaagaataatgCAGAACCTATGTGTAAAATGAAAAgtgcatatatatttgatatggtatttcaaaatataaaatattcttttaaagGATATAATACAGGGGAAAATTTATACAAATTAGAGATAAATGGACAAGAAATAGAAATATCTGCtgaatatgataaaaataataataaagtattttctacatttaataatcaaacttatatatatgcatgTTCTGAAGATACCTTAGGTATACATATGCAGCTAGAGaaagataatattttcatacCTAACGTTAGGAATCcatatcatttaatatCTAATACTAATGGGAAAATTGTTAAgtatttaataaatgatgGAGAAgaagttaaaaaaaatgacgATTATATTGAAGTGGAAGCTATGAAAATGATTATGACATTTAAATCAACTGAGAGTGGAATATTAAGACATAAATTGTCTGAAGGTacaattattaaaatagGAGATTTATTAGgaataatagaaaaaaaagataatgataaaaaacatataaaacaagataatgaaattcaatattttaatgGTCATTTAGATTTgtcaaataaatatacatatgaatTGATAGATAATCGTAGAATATTTCCAAATATTTTggatgataattataataaatctTGTAATAATTCGTATGCCTTTACAGATAATATGTCTTTACAAAACTCTGAAGAACATTATTTCgtaaaagatgaaaaaaaaaaaaaaaaaaaaaatatatcttccattttaaataataatatggtAAGCATAAAAACTGTATCAAATGACGTAAcagataatataaatgtgtTAAGAGCTGAAACGTTGAGTGAAGAGGGTTTACAGGGCCAAATGGGTGATGTTCAAATGGGTGATGGTCAAATGGGTGATGGCCAAATGGGTGATGGTCAAATGGGTGATGGTCAAATGGGTGATGGCCAAATGGGTGATGGTCAAATGGGTGATGGCCAAATGGGTGATGTTCAAATGGGTGATGGTGATATGTGTGATGGTGATATGTGTGATGGTGAACATGTTGTGaagaaaaatgataaagaaCAGAATAAATcacataaaaatttaaaagaaaataatatggatgAATGTACTTATGAAGATgataattgtatatatatgaaagaaaatcaaaagaaaaaattatttatgaaacaaaatagaaagaaaatatttcgtttattttcaaatgataatgaaaaaataacaacggctttaaattatttaaatgataaatttCATTGtgtaaaaaattatttgtcaaatttaaatttttctaGTGCAAATTCTTTAACAGGTTCTAGTGATTCATGctatcaaaataataaaaacaataataataatgacaaCAATAATTACAACAATAATTACAACAATAATTACAACAATAATTACAACAATAATTACAACAATaattacaataataataataataataataacaataagaagaataagaagaaaaataatagtgTGCAATACGATTATTCCAATTCTAAATATTCAAATGTTAATAGGATACATAGGAATGATAAACAACCATTTGATAAAAGTTATTTAATGAATAAAGTTAACAGTAATAATGTCAATGTGTTAAAGATgaaaagtaaaaataatagtagGTTCCCCTTGATTGAaaatttagaaaataatatatctacaGAAATTATGTCTTCTCGAAATACGTctaatgaaaaaatattacataataatGTATCAAAGGATAATACAATAACCGAACcaatttttaataataattcttctGATGAgagtaatataaataatattacattttttaataatttatcaaATAATGGTAGcataagaaaaagaaacaataataataataatagtagtagtagcaataataataataataataataaaaaaaataattttatacattCCTATTATATggattataataatgataatatcTATTGGAATCATGTAAAGAATGGAAAAAGCAAATATTTTCTTGACATTCCAATTATGAAAAGAATAGAATTTTTGCTAAAGGGATATGAACAAGATTATGAAAAGTGTTTTGATGAATTAATAAACAAGaaagatattaaaaatgtatcAAATTGGTGTgcatatataaacaatataaatgaCATATTAGATACATTcatacaatataatattttattttccaaaaaagaatttattTCAGAACTAgatttatatgatatattatataataatataaaggaTAAGAAAAAGCAATATGAAATTATACACGCATATACATACAACGATTTAAGTATAAAGTTTATagaagaaatattaaaatatatattaaataatataaataataatttagacttagatataattttggataagttaaaaatattatcagAATTCAAAGGAAAAATCTTTAGAAATATAATTGTTTTATCAAgacatattttatttttattagaAGGATTAGAATtaattgaatatataaaagttgcattaaattataatgataataaaaatatgaagaatGGTAAGTTATCAGATGATATGTTACTTTTGtgtaattatatgaaaaagaataatttagattattcaaaaatgatagaatataaaaataataaaaatgatatagaaattgtaaatatgtttttaaaaggtcatagtagtaatatacatatgtttGTTCCATCATTAAttaaatcaaataaaaattctATGTTTTTagaattttatttaaataatttatataaatattgtaaTATTAAATCTATATTGgtaacaaataatataatgaaattttctataaataattcagaatataataatctATTAATATGGAATGAAAATGATACTattgatataaataaaattctTGAGTCAgatatgaaaataaataatgatacaTATTTGAATACtgttcatataataaatataaataatgatttCTGTTTAGATCCTACTCATTCGcttgaagaaaatataataaataagattttacaaaaatgtaaaaaattatatatatataattatgcaaataataaatatggagatatatatgaatgGAAAAATGAAGACATATCAAAAGGATTAGTAGGAAAATATAGTAAAGATGGAagtattaataatattttaccttttgaagaatatatatttggtaatgaaaaagaaatatgggaatattatgaattaaaaaatattaatcaagcgatatatgaaaaaacaaagatattttttggtatatataaaaataataaaaatgataataatatatgtaataatgttaataataattatacatCTTTATTTGGACATCGtttaatacattttaataatataaaaaacatattaaatGAGAATACTAATTTTGAGGAACATAATTATCAAGAtgataaatttatatttaataaagatatacataatattcttttagAATTAAAGGAATCATTAAATGATATAGCACGTGGAAGACTAAATACATTGGTAAgagataataaaataagtagttatataatatatcatattattcttGATGATATGATGGATATTGAAACAATAAAAGAGGCATATAAGGTGTTCAtgattaaatataatgaaatgatattagaaaattatgtcaataatatatttataaaaatataccGTACTAATAAAAAGTCATGTACTCAAAATGCACATCAAATTCAATTGGAAAAAATGTTTAAGCTAAACGTgcttttaaataaaaaagatgtaaagaaagaaaggcttgataaatataatatggaagatgataataataataaaaaggataataataataataataataataataatgatgatgataacaaatataattgtaataataataataatgatgatgataacaaatataattgtaataataataataataataatgataacaaatataattgtaataataattattattatcataattcCCATTTTGTTGAAGAGATTAACCAATTTCCTTCTTTCCAAATTGATACCTTATATATGAAGAGAAAACGCGCTAGAGAAGTAGACACATTATATGCCTATGATTTTATTAatcttataaatatatcattaaaCAGATCCAATAAAAACAGAGAAAGTCATAATATAGgtaattatattaatagtaTTAAGGAGTTTAAACTAAAAAGTGATCTGATTTGTTCTAATAGTAATAGTGATAATTTAAAGAATCATGCaatgaatattataaaaagtaCACATATTCCTttggaaaaaaaacaagaaTACCTATTTGAACATTTTGACAATTTAAGTaattatgaaataaaaataaggaaGTCTTTATTCTTGTCTGATGAACTAGATATAGGACAAAACAAAAGGAGTGTGGTTGGTTTGTTGTTAAACATAAGAACCGATGAATATGAAGAAGGGAGAGATGtaatattcattattaatGATATAAGTACACAAGGTGGATCATTTAGTATATTTGAAGATGAGCTATTTTATGGTGTTTCTAGTTATGCAagagaaaagaaaattccacgtatatatatatcatgtAATTCTGGAGCTCGTATAggattatataattttttaaaggataaaataagaattgAATGGAAAGACGAAcagaaaaaagaattaggttataaatatatatatataacacaagatgtaaaagaacaaatagataaagaagatattatatttttaactgaaattatagaaaataatgaaaaaagatatattattgatGCTATTGTTGggaatttaaaaaatccAGTAGGTGTAGAGAATCTCAGAGGAAGTGGATTAATAGCAGGAGAAACTTCAAAAGCATATGAAGAAATTTTTACATTATCTTATGTTACTGGTCGCAGTGTTGGTATTGGAGCTTATTTAGTTAGACTTGGTAAAAGGACaattcaaaaaaaaggatCTTCCCTTTTGCTTACAGGTTTTAATGCTctgaataaaatattaggtgaaaatgtatatgtaaGTAATGAACAGTTAGGTGGCgttaatattatgatgaGAAATGGTATATCTCAAGTTCAGGTTGAAAGTGATCAAGAAGGTATGgataaaattatacaatGGTTATCTTATGTTCCCAGAACTAGTaatgattattatgatttaatacaaaatatatataaagaaaaaaatagaaatattctacaaaataataactttttaataacaaataaGCAAAAGAgtatgaataaatataacaacctttttatacataataatgaaaatgtaAGTAATGGTGTCGATATAAAGGATAACATAAGGAACCAGATAgatacaaatataaatacggaaactaatattaatgtgcaaaatttaaatattataaaaaaaaatgggATTAATACAAAATCAAAACAAGATGAAAATGTGTATGAAAAGAAAGATGAAGtagaagaaatatataaagatcAAAACACATATAGTACAAATAATAGCAAGGCCCTTAAACCAATTGATAATTCTAGGAGTTCATACAATTTTGAACTTTTACGTATAAATGATATGGATTACGATTATATAGATGATTCTAATATTATTGATTTGATCAAAGGTAATCAAGAAGAACAAGGTTTCTTAGATAAAAATACctattttgaatatatgAATGAATGGGGAAAAGGTATTATAACTGGTAGAGGAAAATTAGGTTCTATACCTGTTGGATTTATTGctgttaataaaaatttagTTACGCAATCTATTCCATGTGATCCAGCATTAAAAACAAATGCTCAAAAATTAATACAAGCTCCAtgtgttttttttcctgataattcttttaaaacAGCACAATCAATTGAAGATTTTAATAAGGAGAATTTGcctttatttatttttgcAAATTGGAGAGGATTTTCAGGTGGATCTATGGATATGTTTTATGGTATCTTAAAATTTGGATCTATGATTGTAAATCAGCTAGTTAATTATAAACACCCCgtatttgtatatatacCTATATCTGCTGAATTGAGAGGTGGATCATGGGTAGTTGTCGATGAAACCTTGAATAGCAAAATTATAGAAATGTATGCCGATGTCAATAGTAAAGGGGGAATATTAGAACCACCAGGAATTGTTGAAGTTAAGTTTAGATATCCTGATATTCGAAAATTAATGCACAGTACTGATACTACCATAATAGCTTTGGATGAAAAAATGGCTAGATGTGAA aatGATGAAGAGAAGAACAATATAAAGAAAGATATAGAAATTAAGGAAAAAGAGTTGTTGccatattatttacaaGTGTGTCATAAATATGCAGATTTACATGACATGTCTGCATGTATGAAAGCAAAGGGTGTAATTCGAAAAATTGTCCCATGGAATAAGGCACGTTcgtttttttattatcgTCTAATGAGGAGATTATTAATTAACATATTGAG TCGAAAGTATGACAACGCTTTAATCAAAAATGAAGAgatagaaaatattttaaatgaCCTTAATAATTCAGAAGATGATGATTATATTGTATGCAATAGagtttttaataataatattttacgAAATTTAAAATACGATACCAaggatataatatataacaaaacATTAAATgactttttaaaaatttttaaaatgcTATCACAGGAAGAAAGGACAGAATTTctaaataaaataaattcttatgaaaattaa